One Streptomyces dangxiongensis genomic window, TGGGCGGCGCCGGCGCTGCGTGTCGACCGGGTCGTGCGCGGCTGCACCCCGGCGCCCGGCGCCTGGACCACCTTCCGGGGCGAGCGGCTCAAGCTCGTCCACGTCACGCCCGTGCCCGAGCGGACGGACCTCGCGCCGGGCCGGCTCGCGGCGGGCAAGAACAGCGTGCACGTGGGCACCGGTTCGTACGCCGTCGAGCTGCTGTGGGTGCAGGCCCAGGGCAAGAAGCCGATGCGGGCGGCCGACTGGGCGCGCGGGACGCGCATCGCGGAGGGCGAGACGCTCGGCGGCTGACGCCCGGACGACGGCGGCGGCGACACGCCGACGTAGGCTGGGACCCGCATCCCCTTCATCACATCCGGAGCACCTTTTTCGTGAGCGAGCAGTCCCGGCGGCCCCGTGGGCCCGCCAAACCCTACCGCCGTCCCCAGAAGGACCCCGTCCGCATCCTGGCCTTCGAGGCGCTGCGCGCGGTGGACGAGCGGGACGCGTACGCCAACCTCGTGCTGCCCCCGCTGCTGAGGAAGGCGCGCGACAAGGGCGACTTCGACGCCCGGGACGCCGCCCTGGCCACCGAGCTGGTGTACGGCACACTGCGCCGGCAGGGCACGTACGACGCCGTCATCGCCGCCTGCGTCGACCGGCCGCTGCGCGAGGTCGACCCGCCGGTGCTCGACGTCCTCAGCCTGGGCGCGCACCAACTGCTCGGCACGCGGATCCCGACGCACGCCGCGGTCTCCGCCTCCGTGGAACTGGCCCGGGTGGTGCTCGGGGACGGGCGCGCCAAGTTCGTCAACGCCGTGCTCCGCAAGATCGCACAGGACGACCTCCAGGGGTGGATCGAGAAGGTCGCGCCGCCGTACGACGACGATCCCGAGGACCACCTCGCCGTCGTGCACTCGCACCCCCGCTGGGTCGTCTCCGCGCTGTGGGACTCCCTCGGCGGCGGCCGGGCCGGCATCGAGGAGCTGCTGGCCGCCGACAACGAGCGGCCCGAGGTGACGCTCGTCGCGCGCCCCGGGCGCGCGACCACCGGGGAACTGCTGCGGGAGGACGCCGCCGAACCCGGACGCTGGTCCCCGTACGCCGTGCGACTCGCCGAGGGCGGCGAGCCGGGCGCGGTCGAGGCCGTGCGCGAGGGGCGGGCCGGCGTGCAGGACGAGGGCAGCCAGCTGGTCGCCCTCGCACTGGCCAACGCCCCGCTCGACGGATCCGACGCGCGGTGGCTCGACGGATGTGCCGGGCCCGGCGGCAAGGCCGCGCTGCTGGCCGCGCTCGCCGCCGAGCGCGGGGCCACGCTGCTCGCCTCGGAGAAGCAGCCGCACCGGGCGGGTCTCGTGGCCCGGGCGCTGCACGGCAACCCCGGGCCCTACCAGGTCCTCACCGCCGACGGCACCCGGCCGCCGTGGCGGCTGGGCTCCTTCGACCGGGTGCTGGTGGACGTGCCGTGCACCGGGCTGGGCGCGCTGCGCCGGCGCCCGGAGGCCCGCTGGCGCCGGCGCCCCGAGGACCTGGACAGCTTCGCGCCGCTCCAGCGCGGGCTGCTGCGTACGGCGCTCGACTCGGTCCGCGTCGGCGGCGTCGTCGGCTACGCCACCTGTTCCCCGCACCTCGCGGAGACCCGGGCGGTCGTGGCCGACGTCCTCAAGCAACGGCCGGAGACCGAGCTGATCGACGCCCGGCCGCTGCTGCCCGACCTCCCCTCGCTCGGCGAGGGACCTGACGTGCAGCTCTGGCCGCATCTGCACGGCACCGACGCGATGTACCTGGCCCTGATCCGGCGCACCGGCTGATCCGGCGCACCCGCGGACTCCGCCTGCCGACCGAACCCGTCCACCTGCCGGTCCGCCCTACCGGCCGGCGGTGCCGCTGCGTCCGGTGATGTCCACAGGCAGTCACATATCGTCGTACCAGTACGATGAGCGAACCTGCCTGTGGACAGTGGGGAACATCAGTGCCCCGGGCATGGCAGGCTTGGGGCATGGCCGTGCAGATCAATCCCAGCATTCTTTCCGCCGACTTCGCCCGCCTCGCGGAGGAGGCCAAGGCGGTGCAAGGCGCCGACTGGCTCCATGTCGACGTCATGGACAACCACTTCGTCCCGAATCTGACGCTCGGTGTGCCGGTCGTGGAGTCCCTGGCCCGTGCGACGGACACCCCGCTGGACTGCCACCTGATGATCGAGGACCCCGACCGCTGGGCGCCTCGGTACGTCGAGGCGGGCGCCTCCTCGGTCACCTTCCACGTGGAGGCCGCCGCCGCCCCCGTGCGGCTCGCCCGGGAGATCCGGGCCAAGGGCGCCCGCGCGTCCATGGCGCTCAAGCCCGCCACGCCGATCGAGCCGTACGAGGACCTGCTCCCGGAACTCGACATGCTCCTGATCATGACGGTCGAGCCCGGCTTCGGCGGCCAGTCGTTCCTCGACATCATGCTGCCGAAGATCCGCCGCACCCGTGAGCTGATCGGCAAGCACGGTCTGGAGCTGTGGCTCCAGGTCGACGGCGGGGTCTCGGCCGCCACGATCGAGCGGTGCGCGGACGCGGGAGCGGACGTGTTCGTCGCCGGCTCCGCCGTCTACGGGGCCGAGGACCCGGCAGCGGCCGTACAGGCCCTGCGCACGCAGGCGGAGACGGCCACCGCCCCTGCGTCCTGGGCATGCGACCACTGAGCCACAGCGAAGTGAACGCTTGAATGAACGGCGCCCATCAGGGCGGATCAGCAGCGCCGGATCTGCAAGGATGAACGGCGAATCCAGAGTGTGAACAGCAGTGAGGAGATCGCCGTGTCGGGTATGTCGGCGGGCCGGTCAGCCATGCGGATGGGACCCGCTGAGCTGGTGCAGGCGGCGGCCATGGCCCGCCGCTTCTACCTCGAGGGCAAGTCCAAGATCCAGATCGCGGAGGAGTTCGGCGTCAGCCGCTTCAAGGTGGCCCGGGTCCTGGAGACGGCTCTCGAACGGGATCTCGTGCGCATCGAGATCCGGGTGCCGGCCGAACTGGACGCCGAGCGCTCCGACGCGCTCCGCGCCCGCTACGGCCTCAGGCACGCCGTCGTGGTCGAGTCCCCGGCCGACGCCGAGGAGACGCCCGACCCGGAGAACCTCGGGGAGGTGGCCGCCGACCTGCTCGGCGAACTCGTCAACGAGGGGGACGTGCTCGGTCTGGCGTGGGGCCGGTCCACCATCAACATGGCCGCCGCGCTCGACCGGCTGCCGCCGTGCACGGTGGTGCAGCTAACGGGCGTGTACGACGCCGGGACCGCCGAGCGCGGTTCGGTGGAGGCTGTCCGCCGGGCCGCCCAGGTGTCGGGCGGTGACGCGCACCCCATCTACGCGCCGATGCTGCTGCCGGACGCGGCCACCGCGGTGGCGCTGCGCCACCAGACGGGGATCGCGCGGGCCTTCGAGTACTTCGACAAGGTCACGGTCGCCTGCGTCTCCATCGGCTCGTGGGAGCCGGGCATCTCGACCGTGCACGACATGCTCAGCGACGAGGAGCGCGCGCACTACGCCTCGCTCGGTGTCGCCGCCGAGATGTCCGCGCACCTCTTCGACGCCGACGGGCGCCGGATCGGGCGGGATCTGGGGGAGCGGTGCATCACGGTCAAGGCCGACCAGTTGCGCCGCGTCCCGGAGGTCGTGGCGATCGCGGGCGGGCAGCGCAAGGCGGCGGCGATCGACGCGGTGCTCCGCTCCGGGCTGGTCACCAGCCTGGTGACGGACACGTCCGCCGCCGACTACCTGATGACCGCGGGACCCACGCCGAAGTCCGCACTGAACCGTGCCGACCCCGACGGGCACTGACGGCGGGCCCCGGCAGCGGGTCGCCGTCCCGACGCGGCGGGACGGCGGCGGCCTCGCCGGCACGCTGCCGCGGCTCGTCCCCCGTGCGCCGACGGGGCTGCTCGTCGCGCTGACGGGACTGCTCGTCTGCCTCTCGGTGCTGCTGACGGGCTGCGCGCCCCCCGAGGACGCCACGACGGCTCCGTCGGCACCGGGGGCGTCCGCCCCGGCCTGGGCCGCGGGCATGGCCACGGTCCGCGAGTCCCGGCTGCCCGCCGAGGCCCGCCGGACCCTCGCCCTCATCGACCGGGGCGGCCCCTTCCCGTACGCCAGGGACGGAGTCGTCTTCGGGAACGTCGAGGGGCGGCTGCCGCGGCAGCGGCGCGGTCACTACCACGAGTACACCGTGCGCACGCCCGGCTCGCGCGACCGCGGGGCCCGGCGCGTCGTCACCGGGCAGGACGGGGAGACGTACTACACCGATGATCACTACAAGTCGTTCCGGGCGGTGCTGAGATGACGGAAGACCTGCGCGGCCGGTACCGGGTCACCCTGGACCTGGACGGCGTCACGGACAAGGCGGGCCTGAT contains:
- a CDS encoding sugar-binding transcriptional regulator: MNSSEEIAVSGMSAGRSAMRMGPAELVQAAAMARRFYLEGKSKIQIAEEFGVSRFKVARVLETALERDLVRIEIRVPAELDAERSDALRARYGLRHAVVVESPADAEETPDPENLGEVAADLLGELVNEGDVLGLAWGRSTINMAAALDRLPPCTVVQLTGVYDAGTAERGSVEAVRRAAQVSGGDAHPIYAPMLLPDAATAVALRHQTGIARAFEYFDKVTVACVSIGSWEPGISTVHDMLSDEERAHYASLGVAAEMSAHLFDADGRRIGRDLGERCITVKADQLRRVPEVVAIAGGQRKAAAIDAVLRSGLVTSLVTDTSAADYLMTAGPTPKSALNRADPDGH
- a CDS encoding ribonuclease domain-containing protein, with the protein product MPRLVPRAPTGLLVALTGLLVCLSVLLTGCAPPEDATTAPSAPGASAPAWAAGMATVRESRLPAEARRTLALIDRGGPFPYARDGVVFGNVEGRLPRQRRGHYHEYTVRTPGSRDRGARRVVTGQDGETYYTDDHYKSFRAVLR
- the rpe gene encoding ribulose-phosphate 3-epimerase, with amino-acid sequence MAVQINPSILSADFARLAEEAKAVQGADWLHVDVMDNHFVPNLTLGVPVVESLARATDTPLDCHLMIEDPDRWAPRYVEAGASSVTFHVEAAAAPVRLAREIRAKGARASMALKPATPIEPYEDLLPELDMLLIMTVEPGFGGQSFLDIMLPKIRRTRELIGKHGLELWLQVDGGVSAATIERCADAGADVFVAGSAVYGAEDPAAAVQALRTQAETATAPASWACDH
- a CDS encoding RsmB/NOP family class I SAM-dependent RNA methyltransferase; its protein translation is MSEQSRRPRGPAKPYRRPQKDPVRILAFEALRAVDERDAYANLVLPPLLRKARDKGDFDARDAALATELVYGTLRRQGTYDAVIAACVDRPLREVDPPVLDVLSLGAHQLLGTRIPTHAAVSASVELARVVLGDGRAKFVNAVLRKIAQDDLQGWIEKVAPPYDDDPEDHLAVVHSHPRWVVSALWDSLGGGRAGIEELLAADNERPEVTLVARPGRATTGELLREDAAEPGRWSPYAVRLAEGGEPGAVEAVREGRAGVQDEGSQLVALALANAPLDGSDARWLDGCAGPGGKAALLAALAAERGATLLASEKQPHRAGLVARALHGNPGPYQVLTADGTRPPWRLGSFDRVLVDVPCTGLGALRRRPEARWRRRPEDLDSFAPLQRGLLRTALDSVRVGGVVGYATCSPHLAETRAVVADVLKQRPETELIDARPLLPDLPSLGEGPDVQLWPHLHGTDAMYLALIRRTG